Part of the Mangifera indica cultivar Alphonso unplaced genomic scaffold, CATAS_Mindica_2.1 Un_0086, whole genome shotgun sequence genome is shown below.
GGGTGCACAATTGGTACACTTGACAATATCCCGTATTATTAATGAAAGTCCCCTCAAATAAAATAACCCtagtgagaaagaaaaaaaaatatagaaatgaGGTGACAAGACAGCCAATAAGGATAGAAATTGGTGAAGAAGCAAACCACGCGAGCTTGCCTCTGTATGGCATCCCCACAAAAAATGTCATGCgctcattttataattatattattcatgactttgtttattttagtttctGGTTAAATCTAAGTACCCCTTCGTGCATGTGCCTGACTGGTTTTTCTAGGGCTTCTGCTTTTTCCCTTAATATTCATGGCCATGGCTTCCTTCCAAATTTTAGTTGTGGCCAAGAGCATAGATGAAGTTCAAGTTACTGCAAAATCACTGTAAGAGTTCATTTGGTGTGGATAGTGGAAGAATAACATAAAGATAAAGtattataaagattattttgtgtAAATCATTAGTATGTTTagaaaaatagatagatataaataattattatatttgatcgaatataataaaaaataaaaaattattattttatttaaatattattaattataattattctaattattGTGTTTTCGGATATTGAGAAGGATTCTATAAGTTGCAAGCTTAGTGAGGAGAAGTTTCAGTCATGGCTTCCTTCCACATTTTAGTTGTGGCCAAATACATAGATGAAGTTCAAGTTGCTGCAAAATGACTTTAATGGTACATTcgattcaaataatattttattattaaaaataaaatattataaagatgatttaatataaattattaatatattaaataaaatattataaaaattatttaatataaattattaatatatttaataaaataaataattataaataattattatatttaattaaatgtaaagaagataaattaaaatattattttagttaaatatttttaaatataattattttgaatatttttcgtgttacttttatttatatacataaaataatagaatgaaaaggaaagaagaaggaCACTCAAgagacaagaaaagaaaaaggagtcTAAATCTGTCTGATGATATTTTTGACCAATCAGTGCACTCAATTcacagaaagagaaagagagggcATTTGCCACCatagaaattttgttttgtgtttgcgatccttcttttttatttagtgGAATTAAGATTGCAATTCAAAGTACATCCAATTTGTCTGCATCGACTTCCCCCACCACCACCTCCCCAAAGTGAATTAAtcttttctataatttaattaacattttttttttttaattttcagctCATCTCACTCGTCAAGATAGATAACCTCATTAACAATCTTCAAAATATGCGTTTGACTATCTCAAGGACATTTGTGGCCGTAACATGTCTATAATCTTTCAAAAACCACATAATTTATGGTTGTGCATAAAGTCATGCACTCTCATAAGCCCAATAGCCTAATTTTTATGAACCTCCCATTTTCTAGCGAGTCGTTattgaaatgaaatgataaaatgtgACAATTTATCTCATTCCAACAATAATTCTCATTCTAGATTTCGACAGGTCTTGGGTATAGATTTCTGAAATCCTCATTAAAGTCATTTTACCTTGAATTGTGAGGAGATAGAAGATGTGAAAAACAAAGTAACGTGCCTTCAGCCTAACAGCTTGGGGTGTAATTTACATTCAAAGACTCAATAATTCACGAGATTCTACAGTTCACACAAagtatcatttttcattatgtTAGAGATTATTGCACCGTTTTTCACATCATCCATCCCCTAATGAGTCAAGGCAAATAATTTCACTAATGATCTCCACAACCTACGCCCAAAATCAACCGAATTATGAATAAGTTTCATCTCTTGTGaacattttcaaaagaaaaatccaCATTTTACATAAATGGGTTCAAGGGAAATTAATTTCAAGCCTTATGTTAATCTTTAAGGTATGGAGCCAGCAAACATTATAAAGTTTGCAGCTGAAGTCAACATTGTTTTGCCAtactaataaataaacaaatgtaATTGATGGAGGAGAGAAAGTCAGGATTAGAATTCTGGTCTCccataagaatataaaattgGACCACAAGAAGTCACCATTAAAATGTGGCAAACTTTTTTTCTCCTAGTGTTTCATGTCTAATCCAATTGAACAAAGAGAACGAAAAGATATGCTTTGCTTtttggtaatatatttttaagtcaTGGCATGAAATGtatcttaatttattcattaattaattcacattaatttattaatttttttatagtcaTGAAGGTTCAGAGAACTTGTGACATGTTTGGCCAAATCCCATAGACTTATATTCTATTTCTATATCTTTTTCCAGTGGTACTTCCCATCTTTTTAGTTGATTTTCGCCACAAAATTACTGATATGAtatcaatttttgaataaaaataaagtctAAGTTCTCAATGAGTTCCTGCCTTGTTCACACGTGGTTTTCATTTGGAATAGCAATAAAGTTGAGTGCactcaattttgagtattttattggatatttaaatgatgtgttattatataattaagtgattttgaattaagaagaaattaatactcacactacaaaaaaaatttataataacgagagaaaaataaagtattCGATCATAATAAGCATTATTTTCatggtttttatattttcattaaaaataagcaaatttataactttaacaaagggataattatctttaaaaatttattttctaccattaaaactttttaataacattaaaacTCTAACGATAATAATACTTTTAACGGGAGAAACTGTAATAACTAGTGAcgacaagattttttttttattattaaaactttttaacaacagaaaatagatttttaattatcattttttcttgttaaaattataaatttacttatttttaataaaaatataaataattaatccttaaaattataaaaataatacttataaggATTGAAtacttttcttttgttattgtcaatttttttataatattaattatataataatatattatttaaatacaatatttaaccgGTTATGATGGTTAATTTGGTGTCAAATATGAAGTGGGTGTTGAGTCATCAACTCCTTAAATAATTTGGCTCACTCTGACTATGATTTTGGCAGAGGGCTCCCCTTTTTTTCTTGCCTCTTCTTTCCAATATTCGTTAGGTGACAAAGTCCTATTGGCTTAAACGGTGAAACCCgtgtatataatataaacaatatagtCATCcaattaattccaaaacttGACTTCTTTAACACCATTTACTGTCTCTTCTACTTTCTCCAGCCAAAACGTTTCCCCATTAGAATAATTCTTCTCCCCACCATTCCAACcttcctctttctctttcatgtaagcatatacataaattaataaaattatatatatatactttaaatatataaaataaatacatagataatacAATAATCTATgattaagataaattaataaccaatcatataattatacataatttataaatatattttatgtatttaaaatacgtacttataatattattctatgtAAATGTATGGAGGTCAAAATGATTATCCTCCACTATGTAACGATGTCCATGCATATCATCCAATACatgcatattttaattatctatgaTAATAACTTATGTGGGAGAATATCGCgactatattatttaataattaatcagtCTGAGATTTAGCTTACAACGTGTTTCAAGAGAAAACACAATTTGTTATACTAAAGTGGACAATACCCATTTGCAAATTCGTGTAAAATAGTAGACAATATTTACTTGTAAGCCATATTTGCTTTTATATGCTAAAAAAGAATCATATTTACTTGCAAACTTGTGCAAACaatatctatttaaaaatttgatttgtttgcaATATGATTATCAGTATTCTACAATAcacgatatatattttatgatacagaTAAAAAACGATACTTATTATAAGGTGTATTGAATTAATCTGATATAGTAgacatattatacaatataatacgtatcttacgatatgatatatattacagATATAGAtcaatttatacttttttagagaaaatgatgaagtAGTACaagtgtatatgagaaatttaaaatttttgaggattttttgatatttttcaaaataatgatgtgttaataaaaattttttattattatatttttaaaaaaaccgTATCATACGATACTTGATACATGATAcgaaaaattaggtttttgatacACATTATAATACGTAATTCGACTACCATGGTTTTCAAgcccaaaacaaataatatccATCAAGTTATCTCGAATATTAAGCATGATTATTAGTGTTCAATGATATACAATATGTATCCTATGATACATATGATActggtaaaaaataatatgtatcataaagtgtatcaaattaatatgatacaagggatatatcatataatatgatacatattctATAATACGATACTTATTATCGATGTagattaatatatctttttagagaaaatgataatgtaataagggcatatataacaaattttaattttttatagtgattgtgatattttcaaaatgatgacattttaattaaaattttttattgttttatttttttaaaagttgtatcatataatacgatatgatatttgatacaagatgtgaaaaattagatttttaatatacgatataatatacgATTCGATTACTATGATATTGTGAGTTTGCAAGATGTGAAAGttcaaaatatatgagaatGAAAAAAGGAAACCTTTTGCATTCTCCTTCTATTTCACACACATCATCTTCGTTAACATAAAACTTCTTATATAGAAGATAGGGTATAACAAAATTGCATGAGTCATTACAACCACCATAGATCATCATTCATTTTTTGGAACCCTATTTGAGTCAGGCCTCTCCTTCGAAACTAAAACAACCACATCGagagaaaaattaacattttactaACTAAAGTTATTCTCATGCTTCCTTACCTAACATTTTACCAAGGattatattgtaaaaatattttgacttTTAAGTCTCAATGGGAACTCTTATgacattaacaaatataaaataaaatgttatgttattttacaaATAGTACATGATCTCAAtgattttaagtatataatcaAAGACCTTGTGAATGTAATGCCAAATTGCCAACAAGGTAGGGACCTCAACCTTTCTTCTTCCTATATAAACACCTTCTTTCTTCAACCTTCCTCCCCCCTTCAAttcttctcttcatcttcctaaatttgatttattcttCTTCAGGTTTGAAGCCATGCAGCCTAGTGATGTTTCAGGTCTCCATTATCTTCTTTCTTCAAACCTCTCTCCGTGTTCACCTCATTTTACCATGCCTAATCAGAACTACAACACGCCCACTTGCCAGTTCAACAATTTCTTGAATCCGCtgttaaattttcatttctctccTCAAATCCAGGAATTCAGCACCCAGCAGTCTTCTTCTTTCAGCAACAACTCAACTTCTGATGAAGCCGACGAGCAACAACTGAGTCTCATCAAGGAGAGGAAGCAGCGGCGGATGATATCAAATAGAGAGTCTGCAAGACGATCACGCATGCGCAAACAGAAACACCTGGACGAGCTGTGGGCGCAGGTCGTCTGGCTCAGGAACGAGAACCATCAGCTGCTCGACAAGCTGAACCGTATTTCTCAGAACCATGACCGGGTCCTGAAAGAAAACGCGCAGCTCAAAGAGGAAGCCATACAGCTTCAGCAACTTCTCACCGCCATGCAACTTAAAAGCCCTTTCTCTACCTTGACAGATTTGGAAGACATTCAGTGCAACACAGCTTTGCTAAACTAAGATAGAGTTCATGGCGATGAtaacatttttgtcttttaccttttttttttttttctgggttcCCCTCTTAAAGCTTGTAtgagatgatgatgaagatgatataAATATggcaataaaattaacaatttctctcagATTTTCCATTTCTGAAAATTCGACGTTCATCTCATATATTCTTACTGAGATCTATGGAAAAATACTGTTGCCTGTGACGCCAGATTTCAGACTGTAATGGTCATAgtgaaatagattttaaaagattaaCAGGGATGTTGATAAtgacatacatatatatatatatattagtgaaACGGATTTCTAAAGTGGAAAGCTGTGGAAAATGAAAGTCATCAGGTGTCAAGAACAGAAAGAAGAATGAGTGGGTATTAGGTAAAAGTTTTGATTCATGGTGCAAGAATTTCCATGAAAAAGACATATACTTATTCATATGGAAAAAGCTAAAGCTACATCCACCCTACTTTAGCTTTTTGAGAGCTGCCCTAATTATTGTCATAAACAAGGGTGGATTTAAAGAGATCTGAGTTCAACTTTATGTTAGTTTAATTTcggtttagttttaaaaaattgaactaaaatctAGGTTCAACTTCAATAAGTTTGTCTTAAACTAATTTAAGCATAGTTGCCCGacgtttaaaattaattaaaatgatatcgttttatatctaattttttaaagtttgttaGCTCAACGAGTCAAATActcttaaactcaaactcgttAACACGAAATCCTTAGGCTTGAGCTGGCATCCACCTCCAATCATAACACAACCTTATTTAtccttgttttgttttatataattttttgaaaaaaaattcactcAACTATTGAATTCCCAATTTTAATGTACActataacttttttctttcattccaAAACAAAGGAGAATAGGTGTGCACGCTCTGGTTTAGTGTGATTTAGAaacttttttaaactaaaccaaaaaaaaaaaaagatttgaaaaaatttcaaataaaccattttaagttttaaaccaaatcgagcaaactgaaaaatatggattggttcaatttaaattatggtttaaacctatttaaaattattcacttctaaatatataatatttaaaaaataataattaaattttagttttttagaatatgaaataaacatgtaaaataattatacaataaaaatacagttaaaatgtaaaaaaataataaaataaatatgaaaaataattggtacacctaattacttattaaaaaattctattaaatatagttttttatatatatatacacacaaaaaaaaatacgGCTtgtagtttagtttaatttgaaaatcgtTCAAattgtaaaccatattttaaatcaaaccaaaccaaattaaactgtATCTTTTAAgtagtttagttcaattttacgatttgaattgaattatatacatccctataagagagaaaaaattccTGTTTAACCCGGATAATCAATTCTTTAGTTTTACATTTCCAAACACAGCAATGAAATATTTCATCATTGGCGATATTTGTCAATATTTTGTTTGATAGATGGTTCTAAATGCAAATTATTTAGTTACGTATGAAAACGCTGCGTGGTATTTGACTCAAAAGATTAATGCATGGCAGGGCTCTGCACAGCTGAGTTCAATTTAGGCCTAAAAAAGGAACCCAACAAGGTGTTGGTTTATTTATATCGGATCACTCTCAGTTTTGCCTTTGCATGGCAGGGCTCTGCACAGCTGAGTTCAATTTAGGCCTGCAAAAGGAACCCAACAAGGTGTCGGTTTatatagggaaattaaattaaatgtttattttacttttttttattaagtaaaaatatatatatttttttattcctaagtaaaaatattctaaattttttaaaacatcaCAATTACCctttcaccacatctatataaattctctcactcttattatatacactttttatatcacttaagcactcactctcactctcactctcactctcactcttactcttatttttacttaatatcaattactacagATTCGTTCGGAAggagaagttcgtatttctaaatcaagtccaaaaaatcaattcgtgaaaaaaacatttatatagatcttaactcaaaacttgattttatttgttaaatcaagtttgtATGTCACGTAAAGGGgccatttgaatatttgataataatttaaaggttaaataaaatgttaaaaaaatatggaagacattttgatattacacaatatataaaagatttaaataacatgttaagaataaatatatatattaaaatactctaaaatgtcaataatagaaaaaatcactcaaaaatatgaaaaaacagatctgaatttcgaaaactacacgtttgAATAGCTTAGGAACAAGAAAACCAAAAAGTTGATCtgaaatttcgtaattacatcataaaacatgtctcaaaaagcataaaactaaaaagataaatgtcaaatttgaaaactgcaTATCAACAAAGTCTAGCtcggtcacaaacaaactcaaaatcataaaaactgaaaatcttacatttgataaaataaaaaaactgcataatagAACTCCAAATTGAGCACAACCAGAAAAGTTGGTTGTTGGTATAGAGCTCGAAActgttgatatattacaggtcACGTAACTCCTcccagatcaaaagttatgggtGTTCAAAGTTTATCTTCTATAGACCCTATAGttttagaaaaatcaatttccaCTCAATCCACAGTTTTCAtggttcagtgtaaaatttttcacagACCCCTGTGGATCTCCCCCTtttccccctccccctaaaattttgaaaacgctaaattccccccccccccccccaaccccACGGGCGCCCGTGGGAGATTAACGTAGCGTTGAtagatctaacccattttctagccaaaactcatcttttcagcttttaatttcaacacaaatcaaatttgcatatctaataacacaaaaccccttaagaaatttaagcaaaacaatcaagaatcaaaacattatatggattgttcaaaatcgaaaccctaaacattcaaatctcaaaatctccctcaaatctcaatactcctaagaataaattaatttaaacaagaagtgagatgatgtactatccttatttatcattttcGGTTGCAGAAAACAcgaaaaattgatgaaaaagacTGAAATCGGTTGCGCCCACGGGAGATCTGAATTTTTCTctgaatttaaacaataaatcagTGGGAAATGTGAGGTTCATATATAAGGATAGTTTAGTTATTTCCCAAattgagggtatttttgttaatcCTTAGAGTTTTAAACAATTTCACTTAACACCATTTAATTTCAGATGTTTGTTATAGTTtcccatttatatatattggatcaCTCTCAGTTTTGCCTTTGGAGCAAGCCCAAATGCATATAATTACACTTCCATTCCAAACCCCCAATGGGTTAACAACATAATAAGTACAGTTTTGAATACCCAACATCGAGTACACACAACATTGTTCTATCTTATGTTCTGACTAATATTTTGTTTGCAGTGGATTAGAATTACCAGTGAAGATCATGCACGAAATATGCACATGAGAAACAGTTTCAATATGAGATTAGGTTTACCCCATAAGCCTTCCACCTTACTTTTGTTCTTTAATAATGTATAGATGACAGTCTTTTGTTCTTTTTGAAGAgacaaattgatataattagATAATGTAAATACTAATTCATGAAAAATCTCGAAATTGTTTCATACTAATTACaagtgtacataattttattgtttgattaattatttttatatccccttcttacttttttatttctctcttatCGGTTCTCACTTTAATCTCCCTTTTTCACCTGTatcactctctttctttctcttcatctttTGATATACATTTTGTCGCCATTGTAAATTATTTGGGCTCCCGTTGGTCGACTTGACCTGGCATGGTGTTATgcacaagtttttaaaaaatttattaattatttttaaaaatttattattatacagaaaatccaaataatttacataaaaaatccGAAAGCATTcattaatgttattaaaatttaaaaagtaataataattttatatagagaTCCTCATAATAGTGTGACAAAGAGAGTCTCTTTGTCAATCTGTGCGACAAAAAGATCTCTGCCTCTTTATCGTATCACTTTTTTTCGTCGGCTCAAGTGAAGATGGAGGTCGAAGAGAACACTGAAAATGATACCGAAAGTAGAGGTTCAAGAGTGGGGGTGAAAAtactgtttttgaaagttttgagGGGTGttgtagtttaaaaaatgaaaaccttaAGTTTGGGGAAAAATGTTAcgtttcaaagtttgagaactttaagtaaaagtgaaattattagttgttaaaacctaagagagaaaataatgaattttatatatttgtaatattaataataaaataacgattttactcttactccAGTAGAAAATTTAATAGTAGTTGGGTTATgggtaaatatttgaatttttcaattatcataggcgtatttttaaaattaaactaaacttggatgagaaatagtcctttgccttAAATAATTTGctaaatttaattacaatttgaGAGGAGCATACGGATTTGGGGTGTGAGTGATACTTTTTTAAGTGTTGccataaaaaaaagttgtacaAAAAATGAGGTGATAACTAATTTTTGGTTATCATTTTAAAgatagattcgaatcgagttaaatttaagtttaaactaatttaaatttgactcggTTTAAGAGAAATTGAATTGTTCTTAAACCAACTCAAGTTCAACTCGCTCGAAGAGAATCGAGTTTAagcttattataatattgaaataaattgagtttaaacttaatttgatactataacaaaaaaaaaaaaaaaaaactaaaacaatatcgttttgaaatgtattaattaaaataatatcattgtaatttataaaaaatatttttttttatacttataagtttaacaaattaaacatcTCTCGAAATCTAGCTCAATAATGGTAAACCCTTACAAGTCGTTTGGTTC
Proteins encoded:
- the LOC123207547 gene encoding basic leucine zipper 43-like; the encoded protein is MQPSDVSGLHYLLSSNLSPCSPHFTMPNQNYNTPTCQFNNFLNPLLNFHFSPQIQEFSTQQSSSFSNNSTSDEADEQQLSLIKERKQRRMISNRESARRSRMRKQKHLDELWAQVVWLRNENHQLLDKLNRISQNHDRVLKENAQLKEEAIQLQQLLTAMQLKSPFSTLTDLEDIQCNTALLN